In Nostoc sp. UHCC 0926, a single genomic region encodes these proteins:
- a CDS encoding sugar porter family MFS transporter, with the protein MSSTTVRRKSNTFYVILIAGAAALGGFLFGFDTAVINGAVLSLEKAFNTSSWLTGLAVSLALLGSAVGAFFAGQIADRYGRVKAMVVASVLFTISAIGSGFAIGIWDFIFWRVLGGIGIGVASVIAPAYIAECSPTHLRGRLGSLQQLAIVVGIFIALLTDYFIATLAGSADSLLFGVAAWRWMFWTAVPPAVFYGMVAFTIPESPRYLVAKGREPEAANVLTKILGGDVLPKIEEIRQTVLQERQPKFSDLLSRSGGLLPIVWIGIGLSVFQQFVGINIVFYYSSVLWRAVGFSEKDSLTTSVIAGAVNIITTLIAIAFVDKFGRKPLLILGSIGMTLTLGTMASIFGAAPLDAAGNPTLTGSAGTVALIAFNLYVFCFGFSWGPVVWVLLGEMFNNKIRAAALSVAAAIQWVANFVISTTFPPILQYFGLGSAYGLYTIAAATSFFFILFFIKETKGIELEDM; encoded by the coding sequence ATGTCTTCCACTACTGTTCGTCGTAAATCCAACACGTTTTATGTCATTTTGATTGCTGGTGCTGCTGCCCTCGGCGGGTTTTTATTCGGTTTTGATACTGCTGTAATCAACGGTGCGGTTTTATCTCTAGAAAAAGCTTTTAACACCAGTAGTTGGCTGACTGGGCTGGCAGTGTCCCTAGCATTGCTCGGATCTGCGGTAGGAGCCTTCTTTGCCGGACAAATTGCAGACCGTTATGGTCGAGTCAAGGCAATGGTGGTTGCTTCGGTGTTATTTACTATCAGTGCCATTGGCTCTGGATTTGCCATCGGTATCTGGGATTTTATCTTTTGGCGAGTATTGGGTGGGATTGGAATCGGCGTTGCTAGCGTCATCGCGCCAGCTTACATTGCGGAATGTTCTCCTACCCATTTGCGGGGAAGGCTAGGATCTCTGCAACAATTAGCGATCGTAGTGGGAATTTTCATCGCCTTATTAACCGACTACTTTATCGCTACGTTAGCAGGTTCAGCAGACTCACTTTTGTTTGGGGTTGCAGCCTGGCGCTGGATGTTTTGGACAGCAGTCCCACCAGCAGTATTTTACGGGATGGTGGCTTTTACAATTCCTGAATCCCCGCGTTACTTAGTTGCCAAAGGACGTGAGCCAGAAGCTGCTAACGTTCTGACCAAGATTTTGGGGGGTGACGTGCTGCCAAAAATTGAAGAAATTCGGCAGACAGTGCTTCAAGAACGCCAGCCTAAATTTTCTGACCTGTTGAGTAGAAGTGGCGGACTCCTCCCGATTGTTTGGATAGGAATAGGCTTATCTGTATTCCAACAATTTGTTGGTATTAATATAGTCTTTTACTACAGCAGCGTTTTGTGGCGGGCAGTCGGGTTTTCCGAAAAAGATTCCCTAACAACCTCGGTGATTGCAGGAGCCGTAAATATTATTACAACACTGATTGCGATCGCCTTCGTGGATAAATTTGGTCGCAAGCCCTTGCTCATACTAGGGTCAATTGGCATGACTTTGACCTTAGGGACGATGGCTTCTATTTTTGGCGCTGCTCCCCTGGATGCTGCTGGGAACCCCACTCTCACCGGAAGCGCAGGTACTGTGGCTCTCATTGCTTTCAACCTCTATGTGTTTTGCTTCGGTTTCTCCTGGGGTCCAGTGGTTTGGGTCTTGTTAGGAGAAATGTTTAATAACAAAATCCGAGCAGCTGCACTTTCAGTTGCTGCTGCAATCCAATGGGTTGCAAATTTCGTTATTTCCACGACATTTCCTCCCATACTACAATATTTCGGTCTAGGTTCTGCCTATGGACTTTATACAATTGCGGCGGCTACCTCGTTCTTTTTCATTCTCTTTTTTATTAAGGAAACCAAAGGAATTGAGTTAGAAGATATGTAA
- a CDS encoding intradiol ring-cleavage dioxygenase, which translates to MKKDDCQISGILSRRKALALFKTVGAAILVVGCIPRKSRSTQVKSSVAVPASSSANGTLPACVVTPEQTEGPYFVDEKLNRSDIRSDPGDGSVKDGVPLQLTLRVLQIGNTGCTPRADAIVDIWHCDPLGVYSDVTDPGFSTVGKKFLRGYQVTDANGTVQFTTNYPGWYQGRTVHIHFKVRTDAASAQSYEFTSQLYFDDSITDQVHTQTPYASKGQRKLKNAGDGIFQDGGEQMLLKLTKTSLGYAAIFDIGLQMG; encoded by the coding sequence ATGAAAAAAGATGATTGTCAAATAAGTGGCATTCTGAGTCGAAGAAAGGCACTTGCTCTATTTAAAACAGTTGGAGCCGCAATACTTGTAGTTGGATGCATACCTAGAAAGTCTAGATCAACACAAGTAAAATCGAGTGTAGCCGTCCCAGCATCATCTTCAGCCAATGGTACATTGCCTGCATGTGTCGTGACTCCAGAGCAGACCGAAGGGCCCTATTTCGTGGACGAAAAGCTCAACCGCTCCGACATCCGTTCCGATCCGGGGGACGGTTCAGTGAAAGACGGCGTACCACTCCAACTGACGCTGCGGGTTTTGCAGATTGGCAATACTGGTTGTACGCCACGCGCAGATGCGATCGTGGATATTTGGCACTGTGATCCGCTAGGCGTTTATTCGGACGTGACAGACCCAGGTTTTAGTACCGTCGGCAAAAAGTTCCTGCGCGGCTATCAAGTGACAGACGCGAATGGAACCGTCCAGTTCACAACTAATTATCCTGGTTGGTATCAAGGCAGAACCGTCCATATCCACTTTAAGGTTCGCACAGATGCGGCATCAGCCCAAAGTTATGAGTTTACGTCGCAGCTATACTTTGATGACTCGATCACAGATCAAGTACACACCCAGACACCATACGCCAGCAAAGGACAACGCAAGTTGAAGAACGCTGGAGACGGAATTTTTCAAGATGGTGGCGAACAAATGCTGCTCAAGCTTACTAAAACAAGCCTTGGCTACGCAGCAATTTTTGATATTGGGCTTCAAATGGGTTAA
- a CDS encoding ABC transporter substrate-binding protein — MNVKKIAFTSGVALRVIAASILGIISGNLVGCTNGSPDGNTATNTDIKPATNTSAEIKTATGNTKLRSVAFTVGDLSNPFFVVMGQAVEAEAKRIGGKNVNVTIASSAYDLNQQANQIENFTAANTDIIVLNAADKSGIKPIVEKAKLAGRIVIAVDTGAEGGVDATITTNNVQAGEVSCKYIADRLKGKGNVVIVNGPPVDSVIQRVSGCENVLSKYPDIKILSKNQNADGSRDGGLRVMTDLLTTFPKIDAVFAINDPSGVGAELAAKQAQRKDFFIVGVDGAPEAITAIGSKDSLYAATATQNPRGMAQKAVQVGNEILNGKKPKSPTILIPVKLITKDNVSTEKGW; from the coding sequence ATGAATGTGAAAAAGATTGCGTTTACCTCTGGTGTTGCGCTTCGCGTAATCGCAGCTAGCATACTAGGTATCATCAGTGGTAACCTTGTCGGCTGTACAAATGGTTCTCCCGATGGCAACACTGCTACTAACACTGATATTAAACCTGCTACCAATACTAGTGCAGAAATTAAAACCGCCACTGGGAATACAAAGTTGCGATCGGTTGCCTTCACCGTTGGTGATCTAAGTAACCCTTTCTTCGTCGTTATGGGACAAGCAGTTGAGGCAGAAGCGAAGAGAATTGGCGGAAAAAATGTCAATGTTACTATAGCTTCCAGCGCTTATGATCTTAACCAACAAGCCAATCAAATTGAAAATTTTACTGCTGCCAATACTGATATCATTGTTTTGAATGCTGCTGATAAAAGTGGAATTAAGCCAATAGTTGAAAAAGCTAAACTTGCAGGTAGAATTGTTATTGCTGTAGACACAGGTGCTGAGGGAGGTGTGGATGCCACCATCACTACTAATAATGTTCAAGCTGGAGAAGTTAGTTGCAAATATATTGCTGACCGTCTTAAAGGCAAAGGCAATGTAGTAATAGTTAATGGACCGCCAGTGGACTCGGTGATTCAGCGAGTTAGTGGCTGCGAGAATGTATTGTCTAAATATCCCGATATCAAAATCCTCTCTAAAAACCAGAATGCAGACGGTAGTCGGGATGGAGGACTTAGAGTTATGACTGATTTGCTCACAACCTTTCCGAAGATTGATGCTGTTTTTGCCATTAACGATCCGAGTGGAGTTGGCGCAGAACTAGCAGCAAAGCAAGCACAACGTAAAGATTTCTTTATTGTAGGGGTTGATGGTGCGCCAGAAGCAATCACTGCGATCGGTTCTAAAGATAGTTTATATGCCGCAACTGCTACTCAAAATCCACGAGGGATGGCCCAAAAAGCAGTTCAGGTTGGAAACGAAATCTTAAATGGTAAAAAACCTAAGTCACCCACTATTTTGATTCCAGTTAAGTTGATCACAAAAGATAATGTCAGCACAGAAAAAGGCTGGTAA
- a CDS encoding sugar ABC transporter ATP-binding protein, whose protein sequence is MTTSTETSFPDAPTTTPVLEMQGITKRFHGVSALQNVNLTIYPGEVHALMGENGAGKSTLMKILAGAYIADEGEIRINGQPLKITDPGTARKAGINLIYQELNVAPNLTVTENMFMGSELRRGQFLDRKGMHLEAEQVLESLGANFTAQTVVGTLSIAEQQQVEIARALKDKSRVLVMDEPTAALSDRESDHLFEVIRKLRRDGIAIIYISHRMEEIYALADRISVLRDGQYIGSLTRSEISPQRLVQMMVGRSMQDFYEHQRQMNPGPVVLSVRNMSDARKKIEPASFKVHAGEIVGLAGLVGAGRTELSRLIFGADRKASGEVFLNGKKVEINTPSDAIAAGIGYVPEDRKDQGLFLEMSSRKNIAINTLKQDAKAGIVNWRSVNRLSTEAVENFNIRLANLEIRALDLSGGNQQKLLLARWLAIKPRVLMLDEPTRGVDIGAKSEIYRIMSELAAQGVAILMVSSELSEIVGMSDRVLVMREGQLVGELDGSLGKEITQEKIMHYATGASEVLES, encoded by the coding sequence ATGACAACAAGTACTGAAACCTCATTTCCTGATGCACCAACCACCACCCCTGTATTAGAAATGCAAGGGATTACCAAGCGATTTCATGGTGTATCTGCGCTCCAAAATGTTAATCTCACGATTTATCCAGGAGAAGTTCACGCCCTCATGGGTGAAAATGGAGCAGGCAAAAGCACATTGATGAAGATCCTGGCTGGGGCTTACATTGCCGATGAAGGAGAAATTCGCATCAATGGTCAACCCCTGAAAATTACTGATCCGGGGACAGCACGCAAGGCGGGGATTAATCTTATTTATCAAGAACTGAATGTTGCACCTAATTTAACCGTTACCGAAAATATGTTTATGGGTAGCGAGTTGCGGCGAGGTCAGTTTTTAGACCGCAAAGGGATGCACCTGGAAGCAGAGCAAGTGCTGGAAAGCCTTGGAGCCAATTTTACAGCGCAGACTGTAGTTGGTACTTTGTCGATCGCAGAACAGCAGCAAGTAGAAATTGCCAGAGCATTAAAAGACAAAAGCCGCGTTTTGGTAATGGATGAGCCAACAGCAGCCCTGTCTGACCGCGAGAGTGACCATTTGTTTGAGGTAATTCGCAAACTGCGGCGTGATGGCATTGCCATTATCTACATCAGCCATCGCATGGAAGAAATCTATGCCCTAGCTGACCGGATTAGCGTACTGCGCGATGGTCAATATATTGGCAGTCTCACACGCAGTGAAATTTCTCCACAGCGATTGGTGCAGATGATGGTCGGTCGCTCCATGCAAGACTTTTACGAACATCAACGGCAAATGAATCCGGGGCCAGTCGTGCTGTCAGTCAGAAATATGAGCGACGCCCGCAAAAAGATTGAGCCAGCTAGTTTTAAAGTTCATGCTGGAGAAATTGTCGGTTTAGCAGGGCTGGTTGGTGCCGGACGCACAGAACTATCCCGGCTGATTTTTGGTGCAGACCGTAAAGCCAGTGGTGAAGTATTCTTGAATGGCAAAAAAGTGGAAATTAATACACCCAGTGATGCCATTGCTGCGGGAATTGGCTACGTCCCAGAAGACCGCAAAGACCAAGGTTTATTTCTGGAGATGAGTTCCCGCAAGAATATTGCCATTAACACACTCAAGCAAGATGCCAAAGCTGGAATTGTTAACTGGCGTTCAGTTAATCGGCTGTCAACAGAGGCGGTAGAGAACTTTAATATCCGTCTAGCTAATTTGGAAATTAGAGCGCTGGATCTTTCTGGTGGTAATCAGCAGAAGCTACTATTAGCGCGTTGGTTAGCCATTAAACCGAGAGTCTTGATGTTAGATGAGCCGACACGCGGCGTAGATATCGGTGCCAAAAGCGAAATTTACCGAATTATGAGCGAATTGGCAGCACAAGGTGTTGCTATTTTAATGGTTTCCAGCGAACTATCAGAGATTGTCGGCATGAGCGATCGCGTCTTAGTGATGCGAGAAGGCCAGCTGGTAGGCGAACTGGACGGCAGTCTTGGTAAAGAAATTACCCAAGAAAAAATTATGCACTATGCAACTGGAGCATCGGAGGTATTAGAATCATGA
- a CDS encoding ABC transporter permease subunit, translating to MSQTVRPPANKLANNPTSRNRKSISTLLEVAGILPILVIICILFAFLSPNFLTGGNIVNILRQASINIVLATGMTFVILTGGIDLSVGSILAVSAVVALLVSLLPALSWAAVPAALLAGLLLGLLNGALITFLDVPPFIVTLGSLTALRGVAFLIAKGTTLINRDINFAWVGNTYVGPFPWLVIIALLAVIVSWFVLRQTVLGVQIYAVGGNERAARLTGIKVNRVLLFVYGISGLLAGLAGIMSASRLYSASGIVGTGYELDAIAAVILGGTSFTGGIGTIGGTLLGALIIAILNNGLTLLNLSYFWQLVVKGLVIILAVTIDRLRRRSRR from the coding sequence ATGAGTCAGACAGTCAGACCGCCTGCCAATAAATTAGCCAACAATCCCACATCCCGCAACCGTAAATCAATTAGCACTCTACTGGAAGTTGCGGGTATTCTGCCAATCCTAGTAATTATCTGCATCTTATTTGCATTCCTTTCTCCCAACTTCCTCACAGGCGGTAACATCGTTAATATCTTGCGTCAGGCATCAATCAATATTGTGCTGGCGACAGGAATGACCTTTGTGATTCTCACCGGAGGTATTGACCTTTCTGTTGGGTCAATATTGGCTGTTTCTGCCGTAGTTGCCCTGCTGGTATCACTACTGCCGGCTTTAAGTTGGGCGGCTGTGCCTGCTGCGTTGCTAGCAGGATTGCTTTTAGGCTTACTCAACGGCGCTCTGATTACCTTTTTGGATGTGCCACCTTTTATTGTCACATTGGGTTCACTTACAGCCTTGCGGGGTGTGGCCTTTTTGATTGCCAAGGGGACAACGCTAATTAACCGTGACATAAATTTTGCTTGGGTGGGTAATACCTATGTTGGCCCCTTTCCTTGGCTAGTGATCATTGCGTTACTAGCTGTGATAGTTAGCTGGTTTGTGCTGCGGCAAACTGTTTTAGGAGTGCAGATATATGCTGTCGGCGGTAACGAGCGGGCTGCCCGATTAACTGGAATAAAAGTTAATCGTGTCTTGCTATTTGTCTATGGTATTAGTGGATTACTGGCAGGTTTAGCAGGAATCATGAGTGCCAGTCGTCTTTATAGTGCCAGTGGCATCGTCGGTACTGGTTACGAATTAGATGCGATCGCAGCTGTTATTCTTGGTGGAACCAGCTTCACAGGCGGTATTGGTACCATAGGCGGCACTCTTCTAGGTGCATTGATTATTGCTATTCTCAACAACGGTTTAACCTTGTTGAATCTATCTTACTTCTGGCAACTAGTCGTCAAAGGACTAGTAATTATTTTGGCAGTAACGATTGATCGGTTACGCAGACGTTCCAGACGGTAA
- a CDS encoding iron uptake porin, with translation MIKILVHSFFILFFAVPAVWAAPPEDNYNAADANRNLEGQVNSVSQFSDIKPSDWAFQALQSLVERYGCIAGYPDATYRGNRALSRYEFAAGLNACLDRVNELIAAGTNDLVKKEDLVVLEKLQTEFAAELTTLRGRVDTLEAHTATLEKQQFSTTTKLNAQIITAVSDTFGNRVGGDASGNPRRERDESRIYFANRGRLNFESSFTGKDLLRVRLEFGNFANSNGASQIAAATGTGMTRLNFDSDSNDTLFVPHIRYYFQVSDSLNFVVGPTGIGYTDISTTVTPATIADDGNGVPSLFGSYSPLFRRGGGGAAANWNISKDFVLTLGYLASSPNVPSASSGLFDGGYNALAHLAYYGKQGAIGVAYSHGYSPGGVVDIAAGTGSALSNAPFGNNIATSNNIVGAQGFYRFSPNFQIHGWGGYIWANAKNSGLSDISNGRGGTDSLFVNNGDNANVWFGAIGLSFPDVGGRGNLPGILFGIPPRVSNSDVRQDRDNAYHIEAFYRYRLNDNISVTPGFWVILNPENDSRNDTQYVGVIRTTFDF, from the coding sequence ATGATCAAAATTCTTGTTCATAGCTTTTTTATCCTATTTTTTGCAGTTCCAGCCGTTTGGGCAGCACCTCCAGAAGATAATTATAATGCAGCAGATGCTAATAGGAATTTGGAGGGACAAGTCAATTCTGTTTCTCAGTTTTCTGATATTAAACCGAGTGATTGGGCATTCCAGGCACTGCAATCACTGGTTGAACGTTATGGTTGTATTGCAGGTTATCCTGACGCAACCTATCGTGGCAACCGTGCTTTGAGCCGTTACGAGTTTGCAGCTGGTTTAAATGCCTGTTTAGATCGGGTGAATGAATTAATTGCTGCGGGTACCAATGATTTAGTCAAGAAAGAAGATTTGGTAGTGCTGGAAAAATTGCAAACAGAGTTTGCGGCAGAATTGACAACTCTCCGTGGGCGGGTGGATACGCTGGAGGCACATACAGCAACGCTGGAGAAACAGCAATTTTCTACCACTACTAAGCTGAATGCTCAAATTATTACCGCCGTTAGTGATACTTTTGGTAATAGGGTGGGTGGCGATGCCTCCGGCAACCCGAGGCGGGAACGCGATGAATCCCGTATCTACTTTGCAAACCGGGGTCGTCTCAACTTTGAGAGTAGCTTCACCGGCAAAGATTTATTGCGAGTCCGGTTGGAGTTTGGCAACTTTGCTAATTCCAATGGTGCAAGCCAAATTGCCGCAGCCACAGGCACTGGAATGACACGCCTGAACTTCGACAGCGACAGCAACGATACACTTTTTGTTCCCCACATCCGTTACTACTTCCAAGTCAGTGATTCTCTTAACTTTGTTGTTGGGCCCACAGGCATTGGTTACACTGACATTTCAACCACCGTCACTCCCGCCACAATCGCTGACGACGGCAATGGGGTTCCCTCACTATTTGGGTCATACAGTCCCTTATTCCGGCGAGGTGGCGGCGGTGCAGCCGCTAACTGGAACATTAGCAAAGACTTCGTTCTCACCTTGGGCTATTTAGCAAGCAGTCCCAATGTCCCATCGGCTAGCAGCGGGTTATTTGATGGTGGCTACAACGCCCTGGCGCACTTAGCCTATTATGGTAAGCAAGGAGCGATCGGTGTTGCCTACTCTCATGGCTATAGCCCTGGTGGAGTAGTCGATATCGCCGCTGGGACAGGTAGCGCCCTGTCAAACGCTCCCTTTGGCAACAACATTGCTACTTCCAACAACATTGTAGGCGCACAGGGATTCTATCGCTTCTCCCCGAATTTCCAAATCCACGGTTGGGGTGGATATATTTGGGCAAATGCCAAGAACTCTGGTTTGAGTGATATTTCCAATGGTAGGGGTGGAACAGATTCTCTGTTTGTAAACAATGGTGACAATGCCAATGTCTGGTTTGGGGCGATTGGGCTGTCGTTTCCCGATGTGGGGGGTAGGGGTAACTTGCCGGGAATTCTCTTTGGTATACCACCGCGTGTCTCTAACAGTGATGTCCGTCAAGACCGAGACAACGCTTATCATATCGAAGCATTCTATCGCTACCGACTGAACGATAATATCTCAGTGACTCCTGGTTTTTGGGTGATTCTCAACCCGGAAAACGATAGCAGAAATGATACCCAGTATGTGGGTGTGATTCGCACAACCTTCGATTTTTAA
- the modA gene encoding molybdate ABC transporter substrate-binding protein: MKTRYKLALATASIALGFGVIQAKPAEAATLSGPIYIYAAASLTDTLPQVEALYQQSNPNVTFINTFGASGTLANQILMGTNPNPVDIFFSVSQAPLDNLQAANKLIPETRKNVLNNTLAVIAPINSTISISSVQDLLQLRQVAIGNPAFVPAGGFAQQLFTNSGISQQIQPKLVFGSDVRDVLNKVSSDTNDSIDAGIVYTTDALTLPNKVKIVYTPPISAYSPIVYGSAVLQQTQNPDAARDFNSFLASSQASPVFQASGFSTIPEPMTTGGSIAVGIVGLMMKRKVTVKAKAKAKAAVD; this comes from the coding sequence ATGAAGACAAGGTACAAATTAGCACTTGCAACCGCTAGCATTGCTTTGGGTTTTGGTGTAATCCAAGCTAAACCAGCAGAAGCTGCCACACTTAGTGGTCCGATTTACATCTATGCTGCTGCCAGCTTGACGGATACCCTACCCCAGGTTGAGGCACTTTACCAGCAAAGCAACCCCAACGTCACCTTTATCAATACCTTTGGGGCTTCTGGTACTCTCGCTAATCAAATCCTAATGGGAACAAATCCAAATCCAGTAGATATCTTCTTCTCAGTATCCCAAGCACCGTTAGATAATCTGCAAGCTGCCAACAAACTAATACCAGAAACCAGGAAAAATGTATTAAACAATACCTTGGCTGTAATCGCGCCCATAAATTCAACCATATCTATATCAAGCGTTCAAGACCTATTACAGCTGCGTCAAGTGGCTATTGGTAATCCTGCATTTGTTCCAGCAGGAGGATTCGCCCAGCAATTATTTACCAATTCCGGGATATCGCAGCAAATCCAACCCAAACTTGTCTTCGGCTCGGATGTGCGTGATGTACTAAATAAAGTGTCAAGCGACACTAATGATAGTATAGATGCGGGGATTGTTTACACTACAGACGCTCTAACATTACCTAACAAAGTAAAAATTGTATACACTCCGCCTATCAGCGCTTACTCTCCGATTGTTTATGGCTCTGCTGTACTCCAACAAACTCAAAACCCAGACGCAGCTAGGGACTTCAACTCCTTTCTAGCCAGCTCTCAAGCGTCACCCGTGTTTCAGGCATCTGGATTCTCTACTATCCCCGAACCCATGACTACTGGTGGCTCAATAGCAGTAGGTATAGTCGGCCTGATGATGAAGCGAAAGGTAACGGTAAAAGCCAAAGCTAAAGCTAAAGCAGCAGTGGATTAA